One Fuerstiella marisgermanici DNA window includes the following coding sequences:
- a CDS encoding Flp family type IVb pilin, whose product MLKFANSVKKFLVSEDGPTAVEYAVMLALIIVVCLAAVSTIGSAANSKFQTVGNYLT is encoded by the coding sequence ATGTTGAAATTCGCAAACAGTGTGAAGAAGTTCCTGGTATCTGAAGACGGCCCGACTGCAGTTGAGTACGCAGTTATGCTGGCTCTGATCATCGTTGTCTGCCTTGCCGCTGTTTCTACCATCGGTAGCGCTGCAAACAGCAAGTTCCAGACTGTCGGCAACTACCTGACATAA
- the recG gene encoding ATP-dependent DNA helicase RecG translates to MSERTSSQNTAQEISSSQDPLATPVQFLAGAGPDRAALLAKLGIHTVLDLLWHVPHSVNDFSDLRPAHKLEKDVEQSVHGRVVDRDTRNLSKGRVLVGVLLECDGQFVRGTWFNQPWMLKKFRDDDHVIFSGKPQRKSGRWEFGNPRIHWITSEEESEDVGSVVGVLPRYPLTDGIKMDAMRRMTKAAVEGYAHLVPEPLPEYFRKHHNLPDLPTALKFLHTPTSQKQFDAGRHRLILDDFFEFQLGLALRRRFWGTNSKARAIAMTAKVDARIRRLFDFRFTNGQDVVVKELAKDLEQSQPMHRLLQADVGAGKTAIAVYAMLSAVASGYQAVLMAPTEVLATQHWQTFEEILVNSRVKRGFLVGGLPAAERRQLLADIASGDCQLVVGTQAVIQESVKFRDLALAVIDEQHRFGVRQRAAFGNSEGGESSEPASPEAIAEALSPPRQPHVLVMTATPIPRSLCLTRFGDLDISTIRELPPGRQKVITSRVQTPDQTTRAWEFVRKQVSKGRQAYVVCPRVEGQSEEDDAAAETVFSNLQRGELSHLKVGLLHGRMDRQTRHDVMDRFRDREIDVLVSTTVIEVGVNVPNATIMVVQQAERFGLAQLHQLRGRICRGSYQGYCFLMSESDTPEANDRLIAMEESSDGFKLAERDAELRGPGDVLGTRQSGSLPLRVGNPIKDIAVLQVARRMAYDLVRTGDFDSPEFADLKKLVLDRFAHVLDLPQTG, encoded by the coding sequence ATGTCGGAACGTACTTCTTCACAAAACACGGCTCAGGAAATTAGTTCGTCGCAGGACCCGCTGGCCACTCCGGTCCAGTTTCTAGCGGGCGCGGGGCCGGATCGGGCCGCATTGCTCGCGAAGCTGGGCATTCATACGGTGCTGGATTTGCTGTGGCATGTGCCTCACAGCGTGAATGACTTCAGTGATTTACGACCGGCTCACAAACTTGAAAAAGACGTCGAACAATCGGTGCATGGTCGCGTGGTTGATCGCGACACCCGCAACCTGTCGAAGGGGCGTGTGCTGGTTGGTGTGTTGCTGGAATGCGATGGTCAGTTTGTGCGAGGCACGTGGTTTAACCAGCCGTGGATGCTGAAGAAGTTTCGGGACGACGACCACGTCATCTTCAGCGGCAAGCCACAGCGCAAATCGGGTCGGTGGGAATTTGGAAACCCGCGGATTCACTGGATCACCAGTGAGGAAGAATCGGAAGACGTTGGCAGCGTGGTGGGCGTTCTGCCGCGTTACCCGCTGACCGACGGCATCAAAATGGATGCGATGCGGCGGATGACTAAAGCCGCCGTAGAAGGCTACGCTCACCTCGTACCGGAACCGCTGCCGGAGTACTTTCGCAAGCATCATAATCTGCCGGACCTTCCGACGGCGTTAAAGTTTCTGCACACGCCAACTTCACAAAAGCAATTCGACGCTGGTCGGCATCGGTTGATTCTGGACGACTTTTTCGAATTCCAACTGGGGCTCGCGCTGAGGCGTCGTTTTTGGGGCACTAATTCGAAGGCACGAGCAATTGCTATGACGGCGAAAGTTGATGCGAGAATTCGACGGCTGTTTGATTTCCGGTTCACCAACGGGCAGGACGTCGTGGTGAAGGAGTTGGCGAAAGATCTGGAACAGTCGCAGCCGATGCATCGTCTGTTGCAGGCGGACGTGGGAGCTGGCAAAACGGCGATCGCGGTGTATGCGATGCTGTCGGCGGTGGCGAGTGGCTATCAGGCCGTGTTGATGGCTCCGACGGAAGTGCTGGCGACTCAACATTGGCAAACCTTCGAAGAAATCCTGGTCAACAGTCGGGTGAAACGCGGCTTTCTTGTTGGCGGGTTGCCCGCCGCCGAACGTCGGCAGCTTTTGGCGGACATCGCGTCGGGCGACTGTCAGCTGGTCGTGGGAACTCAGGCCGTGATTCAGGAATCCGTGAAGTTTCGCGACCTTGCGTTGGCGGTGATCGACGAGCAGCATCGCTTTGGAGTGCGACAACGGGCCGCGTTTGGCAACAGCGAAGGGGGCGAAAGCAGCGAACCCGCATCACCGGAAGCGATCGCTGAAGCTCTGTCGCCGCCCAGACAGCCTCACGTGCTGGTCATGACCGCCACGCCGATTCCGCGCAGTCTGTGTTTAACGCGGTTTGGTGACCTGGACATTTCGACCATTCGCGAACTGCCGCCGGGACGGCAAAAGGTGATTACCAGCCGCGTCCAAACGCCGGACCAGACGACTCGCGCGTGGGAGTTCGTGCGGAAGCAGGTCAGCAAGGGACGACAGGCGTATGTTGTGTGCCCGCGAGTGGAAGGTCAGTCGGAAGAAGACGACGCGGCGGCCGAAACGGTGTTCAGCAATCTGCAGCGTGGCGAGCTGTCTCATTTGAAAGTCGGCCTGCTGCATGGGCGGATGGACCGACAGACTCGGCACGACGTGATGGACCGTTTTCGAGACCGCGAAATCGATGTGCTGGTGAGCACCACGGTGATTGAAGTGGGCGTCAACGTACCCAACGCGACGATCATGGTAGTGCAGCAGGCCGAACGTTTCGGCCTGGCTCAGTTGCACCAGCTTCGCGGTCGAATTTGTCGAGGCAGCTATCAGGGCTACTGTTTTCTGATGTCAGAAAGTGACACTCCGGAAGCCAACGATCGGCTAATCGCGATGGAAGAATCGTCCGACGGTTTTAAGCTGGCCGAGCGTGATGCGGAATTGCGTGGACCGGGCGATGTTCTGGGAACGCGGCAAAGCGGGTCGCTGCCGTTGCGTGTTGGCAATCCGATTAAAGATATCGCCGTGCTGCAGGTCGCTCGACGAATGGCGTATGACCTCGTCCGCACGGGCGATTTCGATTCGCCCGAATTCGCGGACCTGAAAAAGCTGGTGCTCGACCGGTTCGCTCACGTGCTGGACCTGCCGCAAACGGGATAA
- a CDS encoding integron integrase, translating to MSVQKFEEVLEAGKYSRDERSWFVKWILRFREFLYENELLPADVDKAIVIRFLQQVKTQGTPAWQRLQAVQAIEIYHQDVLQQPIAELQGVVTTLSRFAGQQKLLGTDQPLSANETAGLVGRIDPEEPAMLQKVRREARLSGLLRRTELAYVGWIKRFLVGHSTAAAGLADDSAAALPPESAIRQFLSSLVVEGDVAPSTLNQAKSSLLFLYQKVFAQRIGFLDVVPAGKAERLPVVFSREEVSRLRPLFSGLKQLMFLVMYGAGLRHLECRRLRVKDVCFDEGHIVVRNAKGDQDRITVLPNACRELLQQQITRTLYQHNEDLEQGRGRVWLPHALERKYPNANAEPAWQWVFPARQHSVDPVSGERRRHHVCEDYFSGEFKKHLKRSKIVKNAVPHSLRHSFATHLLEDGADIRTVQELLGHKDVRTTMKYLHVMNKPGLAVKSPLDIMPDRSGHN from the coding sequence GTGAGTGTTCAGAAGTTTGAAGAGGTGCTGGAGGCAGGGAAATATTCGCGGGACGAGCGGAGTTGGTTCGTGAAGTGGATTCTGCGGTTTCGCGAGTTCCTGTATGAGAATGAACTGCTGCCGGCCGACGTTGACAAGGCGATTGTGATTCGTTTTTTGCAGCAGGTGAAAACTCAGGGCACTCCGGCGTGGCAGCGACTGCAAGCGGTGCAGGCGATAGAGATTTACCACCAGGACGTATTGCAGCAGCCGATTGCTGAACTGCAGGGAGTGGTCACCACGCTAAGTCGATTCGCCGGTCAGCAGAAACTGCTGGGCACAGACCAACCGTTGTCAGCCAATGAAACTGCGGGCCTGGTCGGCAGGATCGATCCTGAGGAACCGGCGATGCTGCAGAAGGTTCGTCGGGAAGCTCGACTTAGCGGATTGCTGCGGCGGACGGAACTGGCGTATGTGGGCTGGATCAAGCGGTTTCTGGTCGGGCATTCCACGGCGGCTGCAGGTTTGGCGGATGATTCGGCCGCCGCGCTGCCTCCAGAGTCTGCCATTCGACAGTTTTTGAGTTCGCTGGTGGTGGAAGGAGATGTGGCTCCCAGCACACTGAATCAGGCGAAGAGTTCTCTTCTGTTTCTGTACCAAAAGGTGTTTGCGCAGAGAATTGGTTTTCTGGACGTCGTTCCGGCAGGCAAGGCAGAACGTTTGCCGGTCGTTTTTAGTCGGGAGGAAGTTTCCCGGCTGAGGCCGCTGTTTTCCGGATTGAAGCAGTTGATGTTTCTGGTGATGTACGGGGCCGGGTTGCGGCATTTGGAATGTCGTCGGCTGCGTGTGAAGGACGTGTGTTTTGACGAAGGGCACATTGTGGTGCGGAATGCGAAAGGCGATCAGGATCGCATCACTGTGCTGCCCAATGCTTGTCGTGAATTGTTGCAGCAGCAGATTACTCGCACGTTGTATCAGCACAATGAAGACCTGGAACAGGGACGGGGCCGCGTCTGGTTGCCTCACGCGCTGGAGCGTAAGTATCCGAATGCCAACGCGGAACCTGCGTGGCAGTGGGTGTTTCCGGCTCGACAGCATTCCGTCGACCCGGTCAGTGGCGAGCGGCGTCGACATCACGTGTGCGAAGACTATTTTTCCGGGGAGTTCAAGAAGCATTTGAAGCGATCAAAGATTGTGAAAAACGCAGTTCCTCATTCGTTGCGCCATAGCTTTGCGACTCACCTGCTGGAAGACGGCGCCGACATTCGCACGGTGCAGGAGTTACTCGGCCACAAGGATGTGCGGACAACCATGAAGTATCTGCACGTCATGAACAAACCTGGCCTCGCCGTTAAGAGCCCGCTCGACATCATGCCGGATCGTTCCGGTCACAATTAA
- a CDS encoding IS91 family transposase, with the protein MPTVADVLRQHGDDYLKQFGERMPLQHKRVLSFISKCRTGELGHLRYDCGDCQRTHWVGRSCNNRHCPNCQSDKTQKWLADRLSELLPVPYFMVTFTVPEALRKVVRAHQDVCYRALFDCGSQTIHELASGKRFVGTKRMGFFGVLHTWGRDFTVYNPHVHFVVPGGGVSEDGSQEPTATPRRMKRTRSSGSPRHGPPGPPGWQQCPPNFLLPEKAASTVFPAKFRDAVRAAGIEDEFLAADPRAWTRPWVMDVEAVGDGRGVLKYLAPYVYRVAISNNRIESMNETHVTYRYTPSGKKFSKRRKVSGQEFVRGFLQHVLPPNFHRIRYYGFLHSHSSLSIDYVRMLACFYLGMCYILAKRAVAEEPPKRPMVCRECGGDLHLVMITDHVGRVLYEHPLPYLDSG; encoded by the coding sequence ATGCCGACCGTTGCCGACGTATTGCGGCAGCACGGGGACGACTATCTGAAACAGTTCGGCGAACGCATGCCGTTGCAGCACAAGCGCGTGCTGAGTTTCATATCAAAGTGTCGCACCGGAGAACTGGGCCATCTGCGATACGACTGCGGCGACTGCCAGCGAACTCACTGGGTGGGACGCAGTTGCAACAACCGACACTGCCCGAACTGCCAGTCTGACAAGACGCAGAAGTGGCTCGCCGATCGTCTGTCCGAATTGCTGCCGGTGCCCTACTTTATGGTCACCTTCACAGTGCCCGAAGCGCTGCGGAAGGTCGTGCGCGCTCACCAGGACGTGTGCTATCGAGCGTTGTTCGACTGTGGCAGTCAGACGATTCACGAACTGGCGTCTGGAAAGCGGTTCGTTGGCACGAAGCGGATGGGCTTCTTCGGAGTTCTGCACACGTGGGGGCGAGACTTCACGGTCTACAATCCGCACGTGCATTTCGTGGTGCCCGGCGGTGGTGTTTCGGAAGATGGTTCGCAGGAGCCAACGGCCACGCCTCGGCGCATGAAACGCACCAGGTCAAGCGGCTCGCCACGCCATGGTCCGCCGGGACCGCCCGGCTGGCAGCAGTGTCCGCCGAATTTTCTGCTGCCGGAGAAGGCCGCGTCCACAGTCTTCCCCGCGAAGTTTCGCGATGCGGTTCGAGCGGCGGGGATTGAGGACGAATTTCTGGCCGCTGATCCGCGTGCGTGGACTCGGCCGTGGGTGATGGATGTCGAAGCGGTGGGCGACGGACGCGGCGTGCTGAAGTATCTGGCTCCGTACGTTTACCGTGTGGCGATCAGTAACAACCGCATCGAGTCGATGAATGAGACTCACGTGACCTATCGCTACACGCCGTCGGGGAAGAAGTTTTCGAAGCGTCGCAAAGTTTCGGGGCAGGAGTTTGTGAGAGGCTTTTTGCAGCACGTGTTGCCGCCGAACTTTCACAGAATCCGCTACTACGGTTTTTTGCACTCACACAGTTCGCTGAGTATCGACTATGTGCGGATGCTGGCGTGTTTCTACCTGGGCATGTGTTACATCCTGGCGAAGCGAGCCGTTGCGGAAGAACCACCGAAGCGGCCGATGGTGTGTCGTGAATGCGGCGGTGACCTGCATCTGGTGATGATCACCGATCACGTCGGCCGAGTCCTGTACGAACACCCGCTGCCGTATCTCGATTCCGGATGA
- a CDS encoding site-specific integrase: MSHDHSSQNGNNSNSDEQRSNNQPTKSLRERMSQDLQLRGMAQRTHDGYLREVRKLAGHYHTPPDQLSEQQVADYLLYLINDCEFAPGSLRVAYSGLKFFYKYTEPRDWKVLTKLRIPKQKTLPDVLSIDEVHRLIAAVRQPRNRAYFWATYTLGLRMSEALSLQIGDIDAERMLVHVHRGKGAKDRFVTLPHSTLHVLRSYWKTHRNPTLLFPQIGRTKKEGPTTSRPMDPSTVQGCIKDVVSELGFTKQVSIHTLRHSIATHLFEAGVSLRWIQKFLGHKNLQTTLVYLHLTDPKEEDGRKTHDDIADAGTLFDNMFPPPGEPPIGPDNDPHRNRKPR, from the coding sequence ATGTCACACGATCATTCTTCACAGAACGGGAACAACAGCAACTCGGACGAACAACGCAGTAACAACCAACCCACGAAGTCGCTCCGCGAACGGATGTCGCAGGATCTGCAGTTGCGGGGTATGGCGCAACGGACTCATGATGGCTACCTTCGCGAAGTTCGCAAGCTGGCCGGTCATTACCACACGCCGCCGGATCAGCTTTCCGAACAACAGGTCGCCGACTATCTGTTGTACCTGATCAACGACTGCGAGTTCGCTCCGGGTTCGCTGCGAGTCGCTTACAGTGGGCTCAAATTCTTCTACAAGTACACCGAACCGCGTGACTGGAAAGTGCTCACGAAGCTGCGTATTCCGAAACAGAAAACGCTGCCGGATGTGCTGTCCATCGACGAAGTTCACCGACTGATCGCCGCCGTGCGGCAGCCGCGCAATCGAGCCTACTTCTGGGCCACCTATACGCTCGGCCTGCGGATGAGCGAAGCGCTGAGTCTGCAGATCGGCGACATCGATGCCGAACGCATGCTGGTGCATGTGCATCGTGGCAAGGGCGCGAAGGATCGCTTCGTGACGTTGCCGCATTCGACGCTGCATGTGCTGCGCAGTTACTGGAAGACGCATCGCAATCCAACGCTGCTGTTTCCGCAGATCGGACGCACGAAGAAAGAGGGCCCGACGACGTCGCGGCCGATGGATCCGTCGACCGTGCAAGGCTGCATCAAGGATGTGGTCAGCGAGCTCGGCTTCACCAAGCAGGTTTCGATCCACACGCTGCGGCACAGCATCGCCACGCATCTGTTTGAGGCCGGCGTGTCGCTGCGCTGGATTCAGAAGTTCCTTGGCCATAAGAACCTGCAGACGACGCTGGTCTACCTGCATCTGACGGATCCGAAGGAAGAAGACGGTCGCAAGACTCACGACGATATCGCCGACGCGGGAACATTGTTCGACAACATGTTTCCGCCGCCCGGCGAACCACCTATCGGTCCTGACAACGATCCGCACCGAAATCGCAAGCCGCGATAG